The Phacochoerus africanus isolate WHEZ1 unplaced genomic scaffold, ROS_Pafr_v1 Scaffold_19, whole genome shotgun sequence genome segment CACAGGCTGTGTATTGTCCTGCTGGGAGGGGCCTGGACTGGAGGATTTCTCCATGCAaccattcagattctttttattgttgGGCTGCTCTTCTGTGGTCCCAATGTCAGAGATCCCTTCATGTGTGACTTGTACCCTTTACTGAAATTTGTCTGCATGGACACTCACACCCTTGGTCTCTTTGTTGAAGCCAACAGTAGGTTCATCTGTCTGCTTAATTTTTTCCTCATGTTGATTTCCTTTTTGGTCATCTTACATTCCCTAAAGAACTATAGCTTGGGGGCAGAGCACAAAGACCTTGCCACTTGTGTCTCTCTCATCACAGTAGTTGTCTTACTTTTGTGCCCTGGATCTTTGTGTATTTGTGCCCAGTGACCACTCTGCCCATTGATGAAGCTGTTGCTGTCTTTCATACAATTAGGCAcacagttgctcatagtagtctctcatgatccttggATTTATGCAGTGTCACTTGTAAGTTctttatcatttctaatttttttgatttgaaacctcttgcttttttttttcttgatgagtctggctaaaggtttatcaattttgttgatcttttccaagaaccaactTATAGTTTCATTGACCTTCtcaattgttttatttgtctctaaGTCATTACTTTCTGCTGTAATCTTTATATGAGCCCGTTCCTTCTATTAATTGCAGATCCCAAATTCctgttaggtttgctgagggaggaaaacacaaggccaagttggtaaagcaagagagatttattaaggcatcagaaaGGGACAGGCTGAGCTCTAGAGGGCACCAGCTCTGACCAGGAGGTGCTGGTCTTCTAAAGGATCTGTGGTTGGAGTTCATGgagggaacttgtggcaggaacaatgaagaaggaggaggggaaggttaAGTGAGGGGTAGGGGGTCAAGTCCCATGATAGAGGTCAGTTAATCCTTATAGGTGGTTAATGTATGCAGCATTTGTTTTCCACAGGCCATCGTTTCTTGTTGCCCACCTTGAGCACCCACATTCAAGGAAAGGGTGTCCACAGCAAGTGTCcaagttggacagccacatgtgggggtgggggtctgtgtCTCCATCCCCTTGGAACCCTATCACTTCGCTAGAAACCTttttgggaaggagaaaaggagcatCTGGGATGTTGTGACACCTCTGCCAGCATCTGGGTAGGTCCCGCCGCATGCACTCTGAGGCCACCTGGACCTTGTCCATCTGGGAAACCTTTAGTGCCTGTTTGGGAATTTCCCTTTTGGGAGATCCCATCTGTAAGGCACCTCTTGGACTAAGGTCCCAGGCTTAGTGGGACTTGGAAGCCAATTTGGACCAAGATTCAGGGCTTGATGGGCCCCATCGACCTTGTCCATCTGGGGAAACTGGTTCccatttggaaatttttattttgggagaCCTCATTTGTAATTCTGTGAGTCTCTTTTGGCTGGCTAGGATTTcggttttattttcagttttgtgctCAAGTATTTAATTCCATCTGATGGTACCCTAGAAAAGAGATTGCGGTCTGGACTGCGTGGTGAAGTAGGATGCTGATCTGATGCCATTCCTCAATTTGGCTGCCTCAATATAATTTTGTTGGGATAGAGATGAAAGTGTTACCTGAGAGCATTTTCTCTGATGAAAAGGGACAAGACTCCTCCTGGCTGGTTTGGTTTTCTCAGGTGACTGAGAAATGTAATGCACGGGGGTGGAGGCTGAGTCCTCATGCCATGCAGTGGTCCCATAGGGAAACCCACTCATTCATTAAACCTGCTTAACCAGGGACAAGAATGAGAACTGGCTATTCAGTGATCTGAGCATGGGTGGTGTCCTAGCTGCCACTGGGAGAGCCGAGACATGTAAGAGAGAGCTAAAGCAAGTCTGGGCTAAAATCTAGAGGAATTAAGCTCTCAAGCAGCACACTGGCCCACCACACAATGGCATTAGTAAACTTTATCTCTGACAAATTCAACTTTGAAATGAGAAATGGAGTCTCAAACAAAAATGAGGAGCACCAGAAAGCCAGGCTCCAATGAATGCCTCAGCCAGGTTTCTATACATACCAAACATATACTTGTAAGTATCTGAGTGAAAGGGAATGTTTTTGCCCTAAAAATAGTCGAAGTGGGCTCTTTTATTTCATATGCAGTTATTAGAGAAAGCTGGCTTGGAAAAGCTTTTCTGAATCCGTGACATTGGTGGGATATCCCTTCTTTGCTATGACTGACATCCCCACCACTTGGGGTACTTGAGGACCAGCTCACCAGCCAGTGGACCAGAcccagtggctgcagctgggaCCCTTTGGTCCCTGGTCACCTTCTGACACAGACAACTGGCCAGAGTGACCCAACAGGGTAAGGGACATGAGACTTCGTTGatcatccttcccttcccttcttctctcaagctggactctttccctccctttgaaACCTTTGAAGACCCCACATATTTCTGTGTCCCCTGTTTATTAGTACTCAGACCTGAGCAAGGAATAGTCGAGAAACAATAGTATAGCCTTGGGGCCAGGATCCTgcttccccctcaagggatacacagaaTGACATGGGCATCTTGTACACCTAagggaaaagttatattcctcatgcttcttttagaaatgaatactttcaaACTGAACAGcctagagtccttccttgtccttctctcaggcttaattgcaccctaaacacaatcccTGATAAGCTAAAgatgaggcaccctgagcacaattgcctgtgggctAAAGATGATTAGCACTT includes the following:
- the LOC125119255 gene encoding LOW QUALITY PROTEIN: olfactory receptor 4C12-like (The sequence of the model RefSeq protein was modified relative to this genomic sequence to represent the inferred CDS: inserted 1 base in 1 codon), which translates into the protein MQGVQGKAFFQPYHKNGEKRNVTQFILIRCTQNPQMQNVVFVVFLVVYMITLSGNLLIVVTLTTSQALNSPMYFLLTHLSLIDTIYSSSSAPKLIVDALNEKKSISFIGCMAQVYAEHIFGATEIILLMVMAYDRYVAICRPLHYTTIMNHRLCIVLLGGAWTGGFLHATIQILFIVGLLFCGPNVRDPFMCDLYPLLKFVCMDTHTLGLFVEANSRFICLLNFFLMLISFLVILHSLKNYSLGAEHKDLATCVSLITVVVLXFVPWIFVYLCPVTTLPIDEAVAVFHTIRHTVAHSSLS